Proteins from one Parasteatoda tepidariorum isolate YZ-2023 chromosome 4, CAS_Ptep_4.0, whole genome shotgun sequence genomic window:
- the LOC107457237 gene encoding uncharacterized protein: MSALILSVICLIFVAGTLCAGKDVDYDKMKSTMCVEKDMEKIGCMKKNLGPLIDKIEGTGCKEQAPVCGNEMESKFCESSEEELKSCCECLLSKLEGDDLNKFKKTQECLS; this comes from the exons ATGTCTGCACTTATCCTTTCAGTAATTTGCTTGATATTTGTCGCGGGAACACTCTGTGCCGGTAAAGATGTCGACtatgataaaatgaaaagtaccATGT GTGTTGAAAAGGATATGGAGAAAATTGGCTGCATGAAGAAAAATCTTGGACCATTA ATCGACAAAATTGAGGGTACAGGATGCAAAGAACAAGCACCAGTTTGCGGAAATGAGATGGAATCAAAGTTTTGCGAATCCTCTGAAGAAGAACTGAAAAGC tgctGCGAGTGCCTGCTGAGTAAACTTGAGGGTGAT gatttgaataaatttaagaaaacgcAA GAATGCCTGTCGTAA